A window of Ictidomys tridecemlineatus isolate mIctTri1 chromosome 1, mIctTri1.hap1, whole genome shotgun sequence contains these coding sequences:
- the Pwwp2b gene encoding PWWP domain-containing protein 2B isoform X3, with the protein MEPRAGCRLPVRVEQVVNGALVVTVSCGERSFAGILLDCTKKSGLFGLPPLAPLSLADNAPALSGRGQAPEERDGEMMQLGTGSPTPPCRDQPSEDQLPRTSGPEPPPPLVPPLPAGSLPPYPPYFEGAPFPHPLWLRNTYQQWVPQPPPRTIKRTRRRLSRNRDPGRLILSTIRLRPRQVLCEKCKSTVSPQEASPGPPAAPRARRRLGSGPDREPHKPEEPEDGDPVAAATARRSKREKREEERAPGEQVPRSPVIKISYSTPQGKGEVVKIPSRVHGSLEPFCPQQALYNGSPDPEAPRDTEPRDAGDRLPSGPLASIPKLKLTRPVPAGLDLPPPKIRLKPHRMGDGEQEPLYRAELVEELRGCLQGPRASPPALLAVGSAHGLEDLSSGSSGEDDDFKRCPQGKQGREGLAFLVNCPEGRADCTSESVCSSDSLDESKSSSSEVTSADTGDLSSGDGASVPSSSRDANQTVPPLTVRLHTQSVSKCVTEDGRTVAVGDVVWGH; encoded by the exons ATGGAGCCGCGGGCCGGCTGCCGGCTGCCGGTGCGGGTGGAGCAGGTCGTCAACGGCGCGCTGGTGGTCACCGTGAGCTGCGGCGAGCGCAGCTTCGCCGGGATCCTGCTGGACTGCACGAAAAA GTCCGGTCTCTTTGGGCTGCCTCCGCTGGCTCCACTGTCCCTGGCTGACAATGCCCCTGCCCTCAGTGGCCGCGGCCAGGCCCCTgaggagagggatggagagatGATGCAGCTGGGCACAGGCTCCCCAACTCCTCCCTGCAGGGACCAGCCCTCAGAGGACCAGCTCCCCAGGACGTCCGGCCCCGAGCCGCCCCCACCCCTGGTGCCTCCGCTGCCTGCTGGGAGCCTGCCCCCCTACCCACCCTACTTTGAAGGCGCCCCCTTCCCTCACCCACTCTGGCTCAGGAACACTTACCAGCAATGGGTGCCACAGCCTCCGCCCAGGACCATCAAGCGGACCCGGCGGCGTCTATCCCGCAACCGTGACCCGGGCCGGCTCATCCTGAGCACCATCCGCCTGCGGCCTCGCCAGGTGCTCTGTGAGAAGTGCAAGAGCACCGTGAGTCCCCAGGAGGCCAGCCCTGGACCCCCTGCTGCCCCCAGGGCCCGCCGGAGGCTGGGCAGCGGCCCAGACAGGGAGCCTCACAAGCCCGAGGAGCCCGAGGATGGCGACCCGGTGGCTGCGGCCACTGCGAGGAGGAGCAAGAGGGAGAAGCGGGAGGAGGAGCGGGCTCCCGGGGAGCAGGTCCCTCGGAGCCCTGTCATCAAGATCTCCTACAGCACTCCCCAGGGCAAGGGCGAGGTGGTCAAGATCCCCTCCCGTGTGCACGGCTCCCTGGAGCCCTTCTGCCCCCAGCAGGCCCTGTACAATGGCAGCCCGGACCCCGAGGCACCGCGGGACACGGAGCCCAGGGACGCTGGGGACCGCCTGCCCAGTGGGCCCTTGGCCTCCATCCCCAAGCTAAAGCTGACCCGTCCTGTGCCCGCTGGCTTGGACCTGCCGCCCCCCAAGATCCGCCTGAAGCCCCACCGCATGGGGGATGGCGAACAGGAGCCGCTGTACAGGGCTGAGCTGGTGGAGGAGCTGCGCGGCTGCCTGCAAGGTCCCCGGGCCAGCCCTCCGGCCCTCCTGGCGGTCGGCTCTGCCCATGGGCTGGAGGACTTGTCTTCTGGAAGTTCTGGCGAGGACGATGACTTCAAGAGGTGTCCCCAAGGTAAACAGGGACGTGAGGGGTTGGCTTTTCTTGTCAACTGCCCTGAAGGAAGGGCAGACTGCACCAGCGAGTCTGTGTGTAGCAGCGACAGCCTGGACGAGTCCAAGTCCTCCAGCTCCGAAGTCACGTCTGCAGACACAGGGGACCTGTCATCCGGCGACGGTGCATCCgtgccctcctcctccagggacGCTAACCAGACAGTCCCACCCCTCACAGTCAGGCTGCACACTCAGAGCGTCTCCAAGTGCGTCACCGAAGACGGAAGGACGGTGGCCGTAGGGGACGTCGTGTGGG GTCACTGA
- the Pwwp2b gene encoding PWWP domain-containing protein 2B isoform X2, protein MHGQTRRACELQGLSAGVTPPCPACRTDSRSGLFGLPPLAPLSLADNAPALSGRGQAPEERDGEMMQLGTGSPTPPCRDQPSEDQLPRTSGPEPPPPLVPPLPAGSLPPYPPYFEGAPFPHPLWLRNTYQQWVPQPPPRTIKRTRRRLSRNRDPGRLILSTIRLRPRQVLCEKCKSTVSPQEASPGPPAAPRARRRLGSGPDREPHKPEEPEDGDPVAAATARRSKREKREEERAPGEQVPRSPVIKISYSTPQGKGEVVKIPSRVHGSLEPFCPQQALYNGSPDPEAPRDTEPRDAGDRLPSGPLASIPKLKLTRPVPAGLDLPPPKIRLKPHRMGDGEQEPLYRAELVEELRGCLQGPRASPPALLAVGSAHGLEDLSSGSSGEDDDFKRCPQGKQGREGLAFLVNCPEGRADCTSESVCSSDSLDESKSSSSEVTSADTGDLSSGDGASVPSSSRDANQTVPPLTVRLHTQSVSKCVTEDGRTVAVGDVVWGKIHGFPWWPARVLDISLGQKEDGEPSWQEAKVSWFGSPTTSFLSISKLSPFSEFFKLRFNRKKKGMYRKAITEAANAARHVAPEIRELLTQFET, encoded by the exons ATGCATGGGCAGACTCGTAGAGCATGTGAGCTGCAGGGCCTGTCCGCGGGGGTGAccccaccctgcccagcctgCCGTACAGATAGCAG GTCCGGTCTCTTTGGGCTGCCTCCGCTGGCTCCACTGTCCCTGGCTGACAATGCCCCTGCCCTCAGTGGCCGCGGCCAGGCCCCTgaggagagggatggagagatGATGCAGCTGGGCACAGGCTCCCCAACTCCTCCCTGCAGGGACCAGCCCTCAGAGGACCAGCTCCCCAGGACGTCCGGCCCCGAGCCGCCCCCACCCCTGGTGCCTCCGCTGCCTGCTGGGAGCCTGCCCCCCTACCCACCCTACTTTGAAGGCGCCCCCTTCCCTCACCCACTCTGGCTCAGGAACACTTACCAGCAATGGGTGCCACAGCCTCCGCCCAGGACCATCAAGCGGACCCGGCGGCGTCTATCCCGCAACCGTGACCCGGGCCGGCTCATCCTGAGCACCATCCGCCTGCGGCCTCGCCAGGTGCTCTGTGAGAAGTGCAAGAGCACCGTGAGTCCCCAGGAGGCCAGCCCTGGACCCCCTGCTGCCCCCAGGGCCCGCCGGAGGCTGGGCAGCGGCCCAGACAGGGAGCCTCACAAGCCCGAGGAGCCCGAGGATGGCGACCCGGTGGCTGCGGCCACTGCGAGGAGGAGCAAGAGGGAGAAGCGGGAGGAGGAGCGGGCTCCCGGGGAGCAGGTCCCTCGGAGCCCTGTCATCAAGATCTCCTACAGCACTCCCCAGGGCAAGGGCGAGGTGGTCAAGATCCCCTCCCGTGTGCACGGCTCCCTGGAGCCCTTCTGCCCCCAGCAGGCCCTGTACAATGGCAGCCCGGACCCCGAGGCACCGCGGGACACGGAGCCCAGGGACGCTGGGGACCGCCTGCCCAGTGGGCCCTTGGCCTCCATCCCCAAGCTAAAGCTGACCCGTCCTGTGCCCGCTGGCTTGGACCTGCCGCCCCCCAAGATCCGCCTGAAGCCCCACCGCATGGGGGATGGCGAACAGGAGCCGCTGTACAGGGCTGAGCTGGTGGAGGAGCTGCGCGGCTGCCTGCAAGGTCCCCGGGCCAGCCCTCCGGCCCTCCTGGCGGTCGGCTCTGCCCATGGGCTGGAGGACTTGTCTTCTGGAAGTTCTGGCGAGGACGATGACTTCAAGAGGTGTCCCCAAGGTAAACAGGGACGTGAGGGGTTGGCTTTTCTTGTCAACTGCCCTGAAGGAAGGGCAGACTGCACCAGCGAGTCTGTGTGTAGCAGCGACAGCCTGGACGAGTCCAAGTCCTCCAGCTCCGAAGTCACGTCTGCAGACACAGGGGACCTGTCATCCGGCGACGGTGCATCCgtgccctcctcctccagggacGCTAACCAGACAGTCCCACCCCTCACAGTCAGGCTGCACACTCAGAGCGTCTCCAAGTGCGTCACCGAAGACGGAAGGACGGTGGCCGTAGGGGACGTCGTGTGGGGTAAGATTCATGGTTTTCCTTGGTGGCCAGCACGTGTCCTTGACATCAGCCTTGGCCAGAAGGAGGATGGAGAGCCCTCTTGGCAAGAAGCAAAAGTCTCATGGTTTGGGTCTCCAACTACATCATTCTTATCTATTTCAAAACTCTCCCCTTTCTCTGAATTTTTCAAACTGAGATTTAACCGTAAGAAGAAGGGGATGTATCGGAAAGCTATAACCGAGGCTGCGAATGCCGCGCGACACGTGGCCCCAGAAATCAGGGAGCTCTTGACCCAGTTTGAAACATAA
- the Pwwp2b gene encoding PWWP domain-containing protein 2B isoform X1 produces MEPRAGCRLPVRVEQVVNGALVVTVSCGERSFAGILLDCTKKSGLFGLPPLAPLSLADNAPALSGRGQAPEERDGEMMQLGTGSPTPPCRDQPSEDQLPRTSGPEPPPPLVPPLPAGSLPPYPPYFEGAPFPHPLWLRNTYQQWVPQPPPRTIKRTRRRLSRNRDPGRLILSTIRLRPRQVLCEKCKSTVSPQEASPGPPAAPRARRRLGSGPDREPHKPEEPEDGDPVAAATARRSKREKREEERAPGEQVPRSPVIKISYSTPQGKGEVVKIPSRVHGSLEPFCPQQALYNGSPDPEAPRDTEPRDAGDRLPSGPLASIPKLKLTRPVPAGLDLPPPKIRLKPHRMGDGEQEPLYRAELVEELRGCLQGPRASPPALLAVGSAHGLEDLSSGSSGEDDDFKRCPQGKQGREGLAFLVNCPEGRADCTSESVCSSDSLDESKSSSSEVTSADTGDLSSGDGASVPSSSRDANQTVPPLTVRLHTQSVSKCVTEDGRTVAVGDVVWGKIHGFPWWPARVLDISLGQKEDGEPSWQEAKVSWFGSPTTSFLSISKLSPFSEFFKLRFNRKKKGMYRKAITEAANAARHVAPEIRELLTQFET; encoded by the exons ATGGAGCCGCGGGCCGGCTGCCGGCTGCCGGTGCGGGTGGAGCAGGTCGTCAACGGCGCGCTGGTGGTCACCGTGAGCTGCGGCGAGCGCAGCTTCGCCGGGATCCTGCTGGACTGCACGAAAAA GTCCGGTCTCTTTGGGCTGCCTCCGCTGGCTCCACTGTCCCTGGCTGACAATGCCCCTGCCCTCAGTGGCCGCGGCCAGGCCCCTgaggagagggatggagagatGATGCAGCTGGGCACAGGCTCCCCAACTCCTCCCTGCAGGGACCAGCCCTCAGAGGACCAGCTCCCCAGGACGTCCGGCCCCGAGCCGCCCCCACCCCTGGTGCCTCCGCTGCCTGCTGGGAGCCTGCCCCCCTACCCACCCTACTTTGAAGGCGCCCCCTTCCCTCACCCACTCTGGCTCAGGAACACTTACCAGCAATGGGTGCCACAGCCTCCGCCCAGGACCATCAAGCGGACCCGGCGGCGTCTATCCCGCAACCGTGACCCGGGCCGGCTCATCCTGAGCACCATCCGCCTGCGGCCTCGCCAGGTGCTCTGTGAGAAGTGCAAGAGCACCGTGAGTCCCCAGGAGGCCAGCCCTGGACCCCCTGCTGCCCCCAGGGCCCGCCGGAGGCTGGGCAGCGGCCCAGACAGGGAGCCTCACAAGCCCGAGGAGCCCGAGGATGGCGACCCGGTGGCTGCGGCCACTGCGAGGAGGAGCAAGAGGGAGAAGCGGGAGGAGGAGCGGGCTCCCGGGGAGCAGGTCCCTCGGAGCCCTGTCATCAAGATCTCCTACAGCACTCCCCAGGGCAAGGGCGAGGTGGTCAAGATCCCCTCCCGTGTGCACGGCTCCCTGGAGCCCTTCTGCCCCCAGCAGGCCCTGTACAATGGCAGCCCGGACCCCGAGGCACCGCGGGACACGGAGCCCAGGGACGCTGGGGACCGCCTGCCCAGTGGGCCCTTGGCCTCCATCCCCAAGCTAAAGCTGACCCGTCCTGTGCCCGCTGGCTTGGACCTGCCGCCCCCCAAGATCCGCCTGAAGCCCCACCGCATGGGGGATGGCGAACAGGAGCCGCTGTACAGGGCTGAGCTGGTGGAGGAGCTGCGCGGCTGCCTGCAAGGTCCCCGGGCCAGCCCTCCGGCCCTCCTGGCGGTCGGCTCTGCCCATGGGCTGGAGGACTTGTCTTCTGGAAGTTCTGGCGAGGACGATGACTTCAAGAGGTGTCCCCAAGGTAAACAGGGACGTGAGGGGTTGGCTTTTCTTGTCAACTGCCCTGAAGGAAGGGCAGACTGCACCAGCGAGTCTGTGTGTAGCAGCGACAGCCTGGACGAGTCCAAGTCCTCCAGCTCCGAAGTCACGTCTGCAGACACAGGGGACCTGTCATCCGGCGACGGTGCATCCgtgccctcctcctccagggacGCTAACCAGACAGTCCCACCCCTCACAGTCAGGCTGCACACTCAGAGCGTCTCCAAGTGCGTCACCGAAGACGGAAGGACGGTGGCCGTAGGGGACGTCGTGTGGGGTAAGATTCATGGTTTTCCTTGGTGGCCAGCACGTGTCCTTGACATCAGCCTTGGCCAGAAGGAGGATGGAGAGCCCTCTTGGCAAGAAGCAAAAGTCTCATGGTTTGGGTCTCCAACTACATCATTCTTATCTATTTCAAAACTCTCCCCTTTCTCTGAATTTTTCAAACTGAGATTTAACCGTAAGAAGAAGGGGATGTATCGGAAAGCTATAACCGAGGCTGCGAATGCCGCGCGACACGTGGCCCCAGAAATCAGGGAGCTCTTGACCCAGTTTGAAACATAA